In Gordonia sp. SL306, the genomic window CTCGGCGCCCTGCTCCGCATCGTCACCGCACGCGGCCAGCATGGTTGCGGCGACCGCTGCCACGACTGCCAGGGTGATGGTTCGCAACGCTCCGACGTGTCGGCGCGCATCGGTCGCGATGTCTCGGGCATCCTTCGCGCGTCGTCTCCCCACATGCTCGATCTAACCAGGTGCATCTCGCCGGCACGACCGGTGGCCGCAGCGTCACATGAGTAACAATTGAATCAATAATCACAGGAGTCACACAGACCGGCGTTAGGCTCCCTGGACAGTGCCCGCCACCGGGGCGTGCATAGAATGACGCGCGACGCCATTCCGGCGTCCGAGTCACTGACAGCGGAGTGTGCGACCTCCACCGGCGCACACCGACGACCGATTGGACCGGAAACAGTGCGTTTGCCTGTACTCCAGAGCCTGCGTTCCCACCGCATGAACCGACCATCGACCAGCACTGTCCGCCGGGTCGCGGTCGCCGCGATGAGCGTCGCCGCCGCGACCTCGCTGGCCATGCCCGCGGTCGCGCAGGCCGCACCGAAGGCGCCGGCCCCGAAGGTCGACCAGCGCACACTCGATTCGATGAGCGCGTTCGCGCCGGCGATCATCGGCGCGGTCACCACCAAGGGCCCGGACGGCAAGATCAACCCGCAACTGATCAGCCAGGCCAAGGCCCTCGCCGCGACGCCCGGCCTGCCGCCCCGCGCCAAGGACATCTGGCAGGACGTGGTCGACTTCCTCGGCGAGCCGGGACGGGCCGCACTGATCCGTCAGCACAAGGCCGCCGAGCGCAAGCCCGGTGATCCGGAGATCCCCAAGGGCCCGGGCGCTCCGAAGATCCAGGAGTTCCTCTACCCGACCATCGGCATCGGCTGCATGCCGAACGCGAGCCTGACGTCGGGCAACTCGTTGGGCCGCGCCCTGATGACCGCCGGACCTCAGCAGGCCCCGGCACCGGGACCGAAGAAGGGACAGGCCGGCTACGTCTACACCAGCCTCGGCACCGGACCCGCGATCAACAGCTCCGCGCGCAAGCTCTGGGTGACCTGGCTGAACATCGACACCGGCCGCTCGGGACAGGTGCAGCTCAAGCGCAACCCGAAGATCAACGCGACCGACGGCCCGGGCACGTTCACGGGCATCGCGCCGACCGGCAAGGGCCGGATCGTGTCGACGATCTACGGCGACGTGACGACCAAGACCAAGGGGAAGGTCATCTCCTGCGGGATCGTCCCCACGATCGGCATCGGCATCGTCTGATCCGTTCCGACTCGACGACACCCCCGGTCCCCACGACCGGGGGTGTCGTCGTTTGGGCCAGGTTCCAGCTGTGATGCGCGCCACAGCCGCGTGACCTGCGCGGATCGTTCGGGCGGCGCCACGGTTGCCTATCGGTCGCGACGATGTCACAAGACGGCCTCACGACTTGAATATTCGACACTCTTCGTGCTCTCTTTTAACTTGAGCAACATTCGTCCCACCCGTAACAGGCAATCGCCGTGCGGGTGTATCGGTCGATGAAGGAGAGAAACATCATGGTCGCCACCTCGAAGCGCACCGCGGGCACTCGTCGCTTGTCGTTCCGTCTGCGCGCAGGCGTCCTCGGTGTGGCCGCAGCGGCCGCCACCGCACTGTGTGCGCCTGGGCTTGCCGCACCCGGGACCGCCACCGCCGAGCCTCTCGTCGGCGACAACACGATGACCCTGCCTGCGATCCCCTTCGACAGCGAGCTCGCCGCAGCCGTCCGGATGCTCCGGGACGCCGGCGTGGACCGCATGGCACTCGAGGCCGCCCAGGCCATCATGACCAGCGTCGGCCAGATGTCGTCGGAACAGGTCGCCGCACGTGCCACGGGCGTGCCCGTCGCGGATCGGGGCGCGGCCACGCCCGTCGCAGCCGATCCCCTGCTGCTCCTGCGCAGCCTTGGTATCCAGCCGTTGAGCCCGTCGGTCGCGCCCTTCTGCACCGATCCGACCGCCGACAACCCGCTCGGCCTCGTCACCGCAGGCGCCGGGGCGGTCGCAGGCCCGTGGCCGTTGGCACAGGAACCCCTCGCGCCCCTCGAGCAACTCCTCGGCATCACGCTGCCGAAGCTCAACCTCGTCGACAACGGTCAGACCGCCTACGCGTTCGTGCCGGCCGCGACCTCCGGCGGAAACGCCGGCGCGATGCAGGTCGCATGGTTCAACACCTCCACCCTGCAGGGCGGATTCGCCGACCTCAAGCCGATCTCGAACGCGCCGATCCTGAAGGCACTGCCGCTGCTGTCCGGTGTCCGTCTCGCACCGGTCAAGACCGGCAAGGGGACGATTCTGTCAGCGGTGTACGGCACCGCCCAGAACGGCAACCGCACCTGCTACTTCCTGCCCGCAGTCGGCGTGATCGACGCCTGAGCCGTCACCCGACCCGAGCCGACGACGAGACCCTGACCACGATGCCCAATCGCATATCCGCACCGACCGGCTCGCACCCCCGCGGGCCCGGACAGCCGATCCCCCGCCGATCGGCGTTCCGATCGGCGCTGCCGAGAATGATCACGTCACTGATGGTCGCCACGGTGATCGGCGGTGTCGCGCAAGCCGTCCCGGCCCATGCCGCACCGGCCGGGTCGGCGCCCGGCACGGTCTTCACCAATCGCGACCTGCCCACCAAGAGCCTGGCCCGCGGGGCCGGTTCCGGCGACTCGTTCACCTACTGGACGACCGGCACCGACCGCACCCCACGGCTGTCCACGAGCATCGTGCAGGTCCCGGGCGGCCGGGCACCCAAGGGCGGATGGCCCATCGTCGTCTGGGCGCATGGCAGTCGCGGCATCGCCGACCAGTGCGCCCCGTCGAACCAGCCCACCAAGGCCGACCGGGACGAGATGGGACGCTGGCTCGACCGCGGCTATGCGGTCGTGGTGCCCGACTACGCAGGCCTCGGCACCCGGGGCACTCCCGAGTACTTCGACACCGACACCACCGCGAGCAACATCGTCGACGCGGTGCGCGCAAGCCGAGACGTCGCCTCGGGGCTGGCCCGGCGTTGGGCGGTGGTCGGTGAGGGGCAGGGCGCCGGGGCCGCGATCGAGCTCGCGCGGCAAGCTACCCGTATCCAGGGACCGACCCTGGACTATCGCGGTTCGGCGGCCTCCTCGATCCCGGTCGAGTTCGACACCCTGATCGGCAGTCTCGGACCGTCGACCACCTCGATGCCGACCGGTGTCGCGGCCGACGTCCTGTTCACCCTCAGTGCGATCCGCAACGCCCAGCCGTCGGTGCGACTCGATCCGTACCTGACCGATGCCGGGGTCGGTTGGCTCGATCGTGCCGCCCGGGTCTGCGCCGACGACCTCACGCGCGAGTTCGCCGGTCAGACGTTGGGTTCGTTGTTCCGCACCCCGCTGTCGGAGAATCGCGAACTGATCGAGGCCGTCTCGCGCACCCACATGATCCCCATCAAGGGCTTCACCCGCCCGGTGATGATGACGCAGAGTCTGTTCGATCAGAATGTCATCGTGCCCCTCTCGCTCCGATATCTGAACGACGCCCGGGCGGCGGATCGCCGGGTCACCGCGCGCACGTATCTCGCGGTCAATCAGCAACAGTCCGATGCCTTGTCCGACAACGACATCCGGTGGTTCGTATCCCGGTTGGCGAATCGGTGAGCCGGGCGCGAGTCCGGTCTCGGCGACTCGCGCAGAGGATGGGGCCGACAGTCCCGTATCTGGCGGCAGGCGCGGCCGCGACCGTTACCGGCGCCCTGCACCGGCGGCGGGCCGCGGAGATCACCAAACCTCTGCCGCTGCTCGTCCTGGCCGTCCACGCGGCGCGCGGAGCACGACGGCGCAGTGGCGTCGACAACGCGCTTCTCGCAGGCGCACTGGCATTCTCGGCCGCAGGCGACCGGGCCATGTTGCTCGAGGAGTTCACCGACGAACCGTCGGACAAGGACCGCCGACTCCAGATCGGCGCGTCACTGTTCGCCGGCGCCCAGTTGTGCCTGACCGGCATCATGTGGCGCAGGGGCGCGCGGCCACGACCGGCCGGACTGCTCCTTCGGACCGCGATCCTGGGCGAATCCGCAACGGTGATGGCGCTGCGCCGACCACAGCTCCTCCCGGTCCTGGGCGGCTACGGCAACA contains:
- a CDS encoding lipase family protein, which translates into the protein MPNRISAPTGSHPRGPGQPIPRRSAFRSALPRMITSLMVATVIGGVAQAVPAHAAPAGSAPGTVFTNRDLPTKSLARGAGSGDSFTYWTTGTDRTPRLSTSIVQVPGGRAPKGGWPIVVWAHGSRGIADQCAPSNQPTKADRDEMGRWLDRGYAVVVPDYAGLGTRGTPEYFDTDTTASNIVDAVRASRDVASGLARRWAVVGEGQGAGAAIELARQATRIQGPTLDYRGSAASSIPVEFDTLIGSLGPSTTSMPTGVAADVLFTLSAIRNAQPSVRLDPYLTDAGVGWLDRAARVCADDLTREFAGQTLGSLFRTPLSENRELIEAVSRTHMIPIKGFTRPVMMTQSLFDQNVIVPLSLRYLNDARAADRRVTARTYLAVNQQQSDALSDNDIRWFVSRLANR
- a CDS encoding lysoplasmalogenase, with product MGPTVPYLAAGAAATVTGALHRRRAAEITKPLPLLVLAVHAARGARRRSGVDNALLAGALAFSAAGDRAMLLEEFTDEPSDKDRRLQIGASLFAGAQLCLTGIMWRRGARPRPAGLLLRTAILGESATVMALRRPQLLPVLGGYGNTLALMSSTAGAAERPQPRLRTGGWLFLASDLTIINRRHLIRDERLAAVAEAWVLASYFAAQWLLVTSLSESDG